Genomic DNA from Pseudomonas fitomaticsae:
TGTCCGGGCCGATCACCGCAGCCTTGAGGTTGCGAAAGTGCACCCTCAGGATCCTCTGGGCCATGCGCACGGTGCGTTCGTGGCCCTTGTTGTGTTCGATCAACTCGCGCAGGTGGATCGGCGCCGAGAATTGCACGCGGGTCTTGCGGCCCAGAATCATGATGCTCAGCAGGCGACGCAGGCGCCCGGTGACGGCCCAGCTGTCGGCGAACAGCAGTTTCCAAGGGCTGTTCTCGCTGTCCGGCGACTGGCCCCAGAACACGCTGACCGGAATGATCTGCGCGTCTTCGGCAGCATTCTGGCTCAGGGCGCTGACCAGTCGGGTCAGGGTCGGCGGCGCACCGCGCTTGTCCTGGCGGCCGAGCCAGTCCGGGTCCGGCGTCAGGTAGAAGAACGCCGCCGGTTCGATCAACGAACCCACGGACACCGGCAGCACCGGGCGCGGCAGGCCGGCCTTGGTGCACTCGGTGTCGACCACTGCCAGATCGGTCAGCGATGGGTTTTGCAGGACGTAGAACACCGGACGACTGCGGTCGAGGTTGAGGGTGAACGACGACTGGTTGATCGTCTCGGAGCGAACCCAGAGATACAACAGTCGGCGCAAGGTGCCAAACACAAGACGGCGGAACGGGGAACGGGTCATACGGCTTCTGCGTGAGTGGATAAACCGAGCGTTTGCTCGGGCGGGCAGGGGGCGTTCTTCATGAGTTTTCGTGCCGCGCCGTGCCTGCTGTTGTGCAGGGCAAGGCGCGAGAAGCGTGGTTTGGTCGTTCCAAACAAGCTTCGAGCAACGCAGCCCTGCACAACAGCAGGCGCGGCCCTTCGGGTTGTGCCTTAAAGCGGACCAGGCTGCGTTGCAGGCCTTGGAAAGGGAACAACCATTTCCAGCGGCCTGCGCCTTGCCTGGTCCGCTTTAAGGCGACAACGCGGCGCGAAAACTCATGAAGAACGCCCCCTTAGTTTGCCGGATTACTCGAAAATCGGCAAAAAAGCGGCGAAGTAATCTCCTGTTGAGAGTTTTGCCGCCTGTCATATACTCGGCGATCTGTCGCCGGGGCCCTTTTATGGACGTCGGACGCAGGCTGACGTTCCTCAAAGGCTTTCCTGCGAAAAGCCTGTTCAATAATAAAAAGGGAGTATGAACAGATGGCAACACGTGAAACCGGCAACGTGAAGTGGTTCAACGACGCCAAGGGCTACGGCTTCATTCAGCGCGAAGACGGGGTGGACGTATTCGTGCACTACCGCGCGATCCGCGGCGAAGGCCACCGTTCGCTGACCGAGGGTCAGCAGGTTGAGTATGCGGTGGTGGAAGGGCAGAAGGGGTTGCAGGCTGAAGACGTGGTCGGGTTGTAAACCGCACTCTTCGGCCCCCAAAAAACACTGTGGGAGCGTCGAACCGCCGCTCCCACAGGTTCTGTGTACAGCTTCGTTACGCCGTTTTCCAGGTGATCTCTTCTTCACCATCGGCGCTGATGCGAATCCAGCGATCCGCCGTTTCCTCACCTTCTTCCTCGACCCACGTCCCCGGCGCGCAACGCACTTCGACGTTCAGCGCGGCAAAGGCTGCGCGGGCGCAGGCGATGTCGTCGTCCCATGGGGTCGCATCGCTTTCCAGGTACAGGCTGTTCCACTTGCCCACGGCTTTCGGCAGCCAGGTCACCGGGATGTTGCCGGCCTTGCACTTGTAGGTCTGGCCTTTCTGTACCCAGTCGCTGCACGGGCCGAGAGCGGCGCCCAGCCAGGCGGAAATGGCCTTGTGGTCGACGTCGGCGTCTTTCAGGTAAATCTCGATGTCCGGTTGGCGCATGGATGTCCTCACTGCGGGTCTGAAAAATCCATTCGCGGATTTAGCCGGCCCCGGGCTACTTGCCCGAGTCCAAAAGTTATTGAAGAACGAAATAATCGTAGCGCATCGAGACAGTGGTCACGAACGGCTCGGGCTGTTCGATCACCGCCGCGCGGCGCTCGGCACTGGCGCGCCAGCCGTGGGGCGTCATCGCCAGCAGGTTGGCGCGATCCTCGGGCTTGTCCAGCGTCAGTTTGAATTCCAGGGTTTCACTGTGCGCCAGCGCCATGCCTTCCGGCACCAGGGCCAGGTGCTTGTCGTCGGTGTACTCGCGCACTTCGTCGTACAGGCGTTCGCGCAGTTCCATCAGATGGCCGCTGGTCGGGCCGACTTTCATCAGGCCGCCGCCGACGCTGAGCAGACGCTTGGCTTCTTCCCAGTCCAGCGGGCTGAAAACGCTGGCCAGAAACTGGCAGCTGCCGGAAGCCAATGGCACGCGGGCCATGCTCGCAATCAACCACGTCAGCGCCGGATTGCGTTTGCAGGCGCGTTTGACCGCTTCCTTCGAGATATCCAGCGCGTAACCGTCAGCATCGGGCAAGGCCTCGGCGATCTGCGCGGTGTAGTAACCCTCGCCACAACCGATATCGACCCAGCGCGCCGGCGCATAACCCGCCGCCAGTTCCGCCAGACGCTTGGCCACCGGCGCGTAATGCCCGGCGTTCAGAAAGTCGCGGCGGGCCTCGACCATCGCCTGATTGTCACCGGGATCGCGGCTGTTCTTGTGCTGCACCGGCAGCAGGTTCAGATAACCCTGACGCGCGCGGTCGAAGCGGTGGCCAGCGGGGCAGACCACGCCGTTGTCCACCGCGTTCAGCGGTTCACTGCAGATCGGGCACGCGAGCATCAGGCGAGCAACTTGATCAGGGTCTGGTAGTAGATCTCGGTCAGCACGTCGAGATCGGCCGCCAGCACGCGCTCGTTGACCTGGTGGATGGTCGCGTTGACCGGGCCCAGTTCAACAACCTGCGTGCCCATGGTCGCGATGAAACGACCGTCGGAGGTGCCGCCGCTGGTAGACGCTTTGGTCTCGCGGCCGGTGATCTGCTTGATGCTCGACGACACCGCGTCGAGCAGCGCGCCCGGCTCGGTGAGGAACGGCAGACCGGACAGCGCCCAGTCGATGTGCCAGTCCAGACCGTGCTTGTCGAGGATATCGGCGACGCGCTTCTGCAGGCCTTCGACGGTCGATTCGGTGGAGAAGCGGAAGTTGAACAACGCCACCAGATCGCCCGGAATCACGTTGGTCGCGCCGGTGCCGGAGTTGACGTTGGAAATCTGGAAACTGGTCGGCGGGAAGAAATCGTTGCCGTGATCCCAATGCTCGGCAGCCAGTTCGGCCAGAGCCGGGGCGGCGAGGTGAATCGGGTTCTTCGCCAGGTGCGGATAGGCCACGTGGCCCTGCACACCGCGTACGGTCAGTTTGGCGCCGAGGGAGCCACGACGACCGTTCTTCACCACGTCGCCCACCAGCGTGGTGCTCGACGGTTCGCCGACGATGCACCAGTCCAGACGCTCGTTACGGGCTGCCAGGCGCTCGACCACAGCCTTGGTGCCGTGATGCGCCGGGCCTTCTTCGTCGCTGGTGATCAGGAACGCGACCTTGCCCTTGTGATCCGGGTAGTCGGCGACGAAGCGCTCGGCCGCCACGGTCATCGAGGCCAGGCTGCCCTTCATGTCCGCCGCACCACGGCCGCAGAGCATGCCGTGCTCGTCGATCACCGCGTTGAACGGGTCGATCTGCCACGCGGTCACCGGGCCGGTCGGCACCACGTCGGTGTGGCCGGCGAAGCACAGCACCGGGCCGTCGCCTTTGCCGTGAGTCGCCCAGAAGTTATCCACATCTTCGATGCGCATCGGTTCCAGCTGGAAACCGGCATCGCCCAGGCGCTGCATCATCTGCTTCTGGCAATCGGCGTCGACCGGCGTCACGGACGGACGGCGGATCAGGTCGATGGCGAGTTGGAGGGTCGGCGAAAGGTCGGCGTGGGCCGTCATGGAAAACTCCGAAAGCTGGGGGGCAAGGCGCGCAAAATGGCGGTTATCTTAAAGCAAAACGGCGACCATTGGCCGCCGTTTAGTGCATCCGGAAGGATTTAGACCACCGGTGCCGGTTCAGGCGCAGCCGTTGGTTTTGGCAGCGACGACAGGAACGCCATGATCAGCGCCGCCACGTACGGCAGTGACTGCACCAGCAGCATGGCCACCCAGAAGCGCATGTCGTTGCTCGGAATGCCCTGCACCAGGAAGATCCCCAGCGCCGCGCCCCACAACAGCAGCATGATGAACAGCTCTTCCCGGGCTTCGGAAATCGCCACCCAGAAGCCATGGTTGTCGGCGTTTTTCGGGGTGCGGAAGAACGGAATGCTGCTGGTGAAGAAGCCGTACAGCACCGCTTTGGCGATGGTGTGCGACAACGCCAGTCCGGCCAATGCCGCGCAGAACGCATCCTTGAGGTTCACGCCCACGGCGCGACGGTAGAGGAAGATGATCTTGCCGACCTTGAACACGAACAGCGCCAGCGGCGGGATCGCGAAGATCAGCAGCGGCGGATCGACCCGTTGCGGCACGATGATCATCGCCGCCGACCACAACAGCGCGCCGACGGTGAAGAAGATGTTCATGCCGTCCGCCACCCACGGCAGCCAGCCCGCGAGGAAGTGGTAACGCTGGCCGCGAGTCAGTTCGGTGTCCTTGCCACGCAGCAGGCTGCGGGTGTGGCGCTTGATGATCTGGATCGCACCGTAGGCCCAGCGGAAACGCTGCTTCTTGAAGTCGATGAAGGTGTCCGGCATCAGACCCTTGCCGTAACTGTCGTGGTAATACGCCGCCGACAGGCCTTTCTCGAATACCCGCAGACCGAGTTCGGCGTCTTCACAGATGCACCAGTCGGCCCAGCCCAGTTCTTCCAGGACCGAACGACGGGTCATGGTCATGGTGCCGTGCTGGATGATCGCGTCGCGGTCGTTGCGGGTGACCATGCCGATGTGGAAGAAGCCTTTGTATTCGGCGTAGCAGAGCTTCTTGAAGGTGCTTTCGTTCTGGTCGCGGTAATCCTGCGGCGACTGCACCACGGCGATTTTCGGGTCGGCGAAGTGCGGCACCATGTGCTTGAGCCAGTTCGGGTGCACGCAGTAGTCGGAGTCGATCACCGCGATCACTTCGGCATCCTTGGCGGTGTGCGGGATCAGGTAGTTGAGCGCACCGCCCTTGAAACCGGCCAGGGGCGAGACGTGGAAGAACTTGAAGCGCGGGCCGAGGGTTTCGCAGTAGTCGCGCACCGGTTCCCAGACCGCCGGGTCCTTGGTGTTGTTGTCGATGATCAGGACTTCGAAGTCCGGATAATCGAGGTTGGCCAGGGCGTTGAGGGTCTGTTTGACCATCTCCGGCGGCTCGTTGTAGCAGGGCACGTGGATCGAGACTTTCGGGCGGTAATCCGAATCGCCGACCACCGGCAGGAATTCACGGCGACGCTTGTGAATCCACACCGCCTCGGCCAGTTCGTGGGCCTCGGTCAGCAGCACAATGAACACCCCGAGCGCACCGAGCGCCAGCAGGAAGCCCACCGTCAGGCTGAACCACGTGCTGTATTGCTGGCTGTAGTCATAACCGATCCACACCAGCACCGAACCGCACAGGAACGCGATAAAGGTCAGGAAGGTACGGCCACGCTGACGCAGGGCCGAGCCGTCGATCATCAGCAGGGTCAGCGACAACAGCGCCAGCACCACGGAGCCGATGGCCAGCACGCGCCATTGCGGGATCGCCACCACCGGGCCTTCGAAGTTGAATTTCTGTTGGCGCGCGGCGTTGAACACGCCCCAGTAAGCGCCGACCGAGCCTTCGTCGCTGGCCTTCCACGGCTGGTCGAACGCTTCGATCACGAAGTAGTTGAAGCCCTGGCGGTTGAGTTTGTTGACCAGCGTGCGCAGGTAGATCGCCTGATCCGCCGGCGACGCATCGGCGCCACCGCGCATGCGGCCGTTGCTCGGCCAGCCCACTTCGGACAGCAGCAGCGGCTTTTTCGGGAACATCTTTTTCAGGTCGCGGGCGCGGTCGAAGACGAACTGCCCGGCCTTGTCCACCGGAATGAATTCCCAGTAAGGCAGAACGTGGGCGGCGATCAGGTCGACGTGCTTGGCCAGCTCCGGGTGCTCTTCCCAGACGTGCCACTGTTCGGAGGTGGTCACCGGCACTTTGACTGCCGCGCGCACGCGGTCGAGCAGCACGCTGAGTTGTGCGGCGGTGATTTCCTTGCGGAAGAT
This window encodes:
- a CDS encoding cold shock domain-containing protein, with the protein product MATRETGNVKWFNDAKGYGFIQREDGVDVFVHYRAIRGEGHRSLTEGQQVEYAVVEGQKGLQAEDVVGL
- a CDS encoding putative RNA methyltransferase, with product MLACPICSEPLNAVDNGVVCPAGHRFDRARQGYLNLLPVQHKNSRDPGDNQAMVEARRDFLNAGHYAPVAKRLAELAAGYAPARWVDIGCGEGYYTAQIAEALPDADGYALDISKEAVKRACKRNPALTWLIASMARVPLASGSCQFLASVFSPLDWEEAKRLLSVGGGLMKVGPTSGHLMELRERLYDEVREYTDDKHLALVPEGMALAHSETLEFKLTLDKPEDRANLLAMTPHGWRASAERRAAVIEQPEPFVTTVSMRYDYFVLQ
- the dapE gene encoding succinyl-diaminopimelate desuccinylase yields the protein MTAHADLSPTLQLAIDLIRRPSVTPVDADCQKQMMQRLGDAGFQLEPMRIEDVDNFWATHGKGDGPVLCFAGHTDVVPTGPVTAWQIDPFNAVIDEHGMLCGRGAADMKGSLASMTVAAERFVADYPDHKGKVAFLITSDEEGPAHHGTKAVVERLAARNERLDWCIVGEPSSTTLVGDVVKNGRRGSLGAKLTVRGVQGHVAYPHLAKNPIHLAAPALAELAAEHWDHGNDFFPPTSFQISNVNSGTGATNVIPGDLVALFNFRFSTESTVEGLQKRVADILDKHGLDWHIDWALSGLPFLTEPGALLDAVSSSIKQITGRETKASTSGGTSDGRFIATMGTQVVELGPVNATIHQVNERVLAADLDVLTEIYYQTLIKLLA
- a CDS encoding glycosyltransferase, with the protein product MSSRKFGLNLVVVLAIAALFTGFWALINRPVSAPNWPEQISGFSYSPFQQGQFPQKDQYPSDDEMRRDLEIMSKLTDNIRIYSVDGSLQDIPKLAEEFGLRVTLGIWISPDQERNEREITRAIELANTSRSVVRVVVGNEAIFRKEITAAQLSVLLDRVRAAVKVPVTTSEQWHVWEEHPELAKHVDLIAAHVLPYWEFIPVDKAGQFVFDRARDLKKMFPKKPLLLSEVGWPSNGRMRGGADASPADQAIYLRTLVNKLNRQGFNYFVIEAFDQPWKASDEGSVGAYWGVFNAARQQKFNFEGPVVAIPQWRVLAIGSVVLALLSLTLLMIDGSALRQRGRTFLTFIAFLCGSVLVWIGYDYSQQYSTWFSLTVGFLLALGALGVFIVLLTEAHELAEAVWIHKRRREFLPVVGDSDYRPKVSIHVPCYNEPPEMVKQTLNALANLDYPDFEVLIIDNNTKDPAVWEPVRDYCETLGPRFKFFHVSPLAGFKGGALNYLIPHTAKDAEVIAVIDSDYCVHPNWLKHMVPHFADPKIAVVQSPQDYRDQNESTFKKLCYAEYKGFFHIGMVTRNDRDAIIQHGTMTMTRRSVLEELGWADWCICEDAELGLRVFEKGLSAAYYHDSYGKGLMPDTFIDFKKQRFRWAYGAIQIIKRHTRSLLRGKDTELTRGQRYHFLAGWLPWVADGMNIFFTVGALLWSAAMIIVPQRVDPPLLIFAIPPLALFVFKVGKIIFLYRRAVGVNLKDAFCAALAGLALSHTIAKAVLYGFFTSSIPFFRTPKNADNHGFWVAISEAREELFIMLLLWGAALGIFLVQGIPSNDMRFWVAMLLVQSLPYVAALIMAFLSSLPKPTAAPEPAPVV